A genomic stretch from Hemibagrus wyckioides isolate EC202008001 linkage group LG18, SWU_Hwy_1.0, whole genome shotgun sequence includes:
- the rgs14b gene encoding regulator of G-protein signaling 14 isoform X1: protein MDASVSFHHRPNFTPPSRDKRAMPFQELTRGLSHFGLRASLRRRLGRNHTLTPSRPLILTKTLAVSDGELNTLESVKRTSTQCSNSNSSLPSVPSGGARGVGQVASWAVSFERLLEDPLGVLYFTEFLKSEVSMENILFWLACENFRKIPAHNTEKLNREALSIYNSYLSKCACNPINIDDKVRVDEKDVQQPHPDIFQKAQEQIFKLMKFDSYTRFVRSQLYQNCMLANVEGKSLPELGPCYKLPLSARHSSPVIREQQKLEQKSKEKAKVKVGKTAGETDNVVERKKTTLQGKMSWEKRKEKRGSWGEPQMTGRPGSIHSAELEKLVPRSADSAGSADKYCCVFLPDGTASLTPARPGITIRHMLTGLCEKRGLPLSDIIIYLQGKDKQPLSLDQDSSVLKDQQVHLELRVTFALEVVFTGKSVAMVAKSNKTLQEALASLLQKHRLRPQDVSITMKESQEPINMNTIVTILANKTLILDKVKGMDQSLGSKTAPVPALQARRGAVDVDVSVAGFYRSNPKQKNPAMRRAYDMEGQNVPGLVELLNRAQGCSADDQRGLLKKEDLVLPNFLQLPLEEHEEEDDQQEEQRSADPLAFRSTENLGEPSSNRDEDAANSSTSSLCSTEPVDRKLMKECSNPARETVV from the exons ATGGACGCATCTGTTTCCTTTCACCACAGACCGAATTTTACTCCACCTTCCAGAGACAAG AGAGCCATGCCTTTTCAAGAACTCACCAGAGGGCTGTCTCACTTCGGCCTACGTGCTTCTCTACGTAGACGTCTGGGGAGAAACCACACGCTGACGCCGAGCAGGCCTCTCATCCTCACTAAG ACACTGGCTGTCTCAGATGGAG AGCTGAACACGCTGGAGTCGGTGAAGCGCACAAGCACGCAATGCTCCAACAGTAACTCCAGCCTTCCCAGTGTGCCGAGCGGCGGGGCCAGAGGGGTGGGTCAGGTGGCCAGCTGGGCTGTCAGCTTTGAACGGTTGCTAGAAGATCCACTGGGAGTGCTCTACTTCACC GAGTTTTTGAAGTCGGAGGTCAGTATGGAGAACATTCTGTTCTGGCTGGCGTGTGAGAATTTCCGCAAGATACCAGCCCATAATACTGAGAAG CTGAACAGAGAGGCTCTCTCCATCTACAACAGTTACCTGTCCAAATGCGCCTGCAACCCTATCAACATTGACGATAAGGTTCGAGTGGATGAAAAGGATGTACAGCAGCCTCATCCCGATATTTTTCAGAAAGCTCAGGAACAG ATCTTTAAGCTGATGAAGTTTGACAGCTACACTCGCTTCGTCCGCTCACAGCTCTATCAGAACTGCATGCTGGCTAACGTGGAGGGCAAATCCCTGCCAGAGCTCGGGCCGTGTTACAAACTGCCCCTGAGCGCTAGACACAGCAGCCCTGTGATCAGGGAGCAGCAGAAATTAGAGCAGAAATCCAAAGAG AAGGCAAAGGTAAAGGTAGGCAAGACTGCAGGAGAGACAGATAATGTGGTAGAGAGGAAGAAGACCACCCTGCAAGGGAAGATGAGCTGGGAGAAGCGCAAGGAAAAGAGAGGATCCTGGGGAG aacCACAAATGACAGGGAGACCTGGATCTATTCACAGTGCAGAG CTGGAAAAGTTAGTACCTCGTTCAGCTGACTCAGCTGGTTCAGCTGATAagtactgctgtgtgtttttgccCGATGGCACGGCCTCTCTGACCCCTGCCCGCCCCGGGATTACAATTCGCCACATGCTCACGGGCCTGTGTGAGAAAAGAGGACTTCCTCTCTCTGACATCATCATCTACCTCCAGGGTAAAGACAAG CAACCACTTTCTCTGGACCAAGATAGCTCGGTGTTAAAGGACCAGCAGGTTCATCTGGAGCTGCGGGTGACGTTTGC TCTGGAGGTAGTGTTCACAGGTAAGAGTGTGGCTATGGTGGCCAAATCCAACAAGACCCTACAGGAGGCGTTGGCTTCACTCCTGCAAAAACACCGGCTCCGGCCCCAGGATGTCTCCATCACCATG AAAGAAAGCCAAGAGCCGATAAACATGAACACAATCGTCACCATCCTGGCCAACAAGACACTAATCCTGGACAAAGTAAAAG GTATGGACCAAAGCCTTGGCTCCAAGACAGCTCCAGTTCCGGCTTTACAG GCACGTCGGGGCGCTGTGGATGTTGATGTGAGCGTTGCAGGTTTTTATCGATCAAACCCCAAACAGAAAAACCCTGCTATGAGAAGAGCCTATGATATGGAAG GTCAAAATGTTCCAGGTCTGGTGGAGCTGCTGAACCGAGCTCAGGGCTGCAGTGCAGACGATCAGCGTGGCCTCCTGAAAAAAGAGGACCTCGTCCTGCCGAATTTCCTTCAGCTGCCTCTGGAGGAACACGAAGAGGAAGACGATCAGCAGGAGGAGCAAAGGAGTGCAGACCCACTGGCATTCAGGTCTACGGAAAATCTAGGAGAACCCAGTTCGAACAGGGACGAAGATGCTGCAAATTCTTCCACGTCTTCGCTTTGCTCCACAGAGCCTGTAGACAGGAAGCTAATGAAAGAGTGTTCTAATCCAGCTCGGGAAACAGTGGTATGA
- the rgs14b gene encoding regulator of G-protein signaling 14 isoform X4, whose translation MENILFWLACENFRKIPAHNTEKLNREALSIYNSYLSKCACNPINIDDKVRVDEKDVQQPHPDIFQKAQEQIFKLMKFDSYTRFVRSQLYQNCMLANVEGKSLPELGPCYKLPLSARHSSPVIREQQKLEQKSKEKAKVKVGKTAGETDNVVERKKTTLQGKMSWEKRKEKRGSWGEPQMTGRPGSIHSAELEKLVPRSADSAGSADKYCCVFLPDGTASLTPARPGITIRHMLTGLCEKRGLPLSDIIIYLQGKDKQPLSLDQDSSVLKDQQVHLELRVTFALEVVFTGKSVAMVAKSNKTLQEALASLLQKHRLRPQDVSITMKESQEPINMNTIVTILANKTLILDKVKGMDQSLGSKTAPVPALQARRGAVDVDVSVAGFYRSNPKQKNPAMRRAYDMEGQNVPGLVELLNRAQGCSADDQRGLLKKEDLVLPNFLQLPLEEHEEEDDQQEEQRSADPLAFRSTENLGEPSSNRDEDAANSSTSSLCSTEPVDRKLMKECSNPARETVV comes from the exons ATGGAGAACATTCTGTTCTGGCTGGCGTGTGAGAATTTCCGCAAGATACCAGCCCATAATACTGAGAAG CTGAACAGAGAGGCTCTCTCCATCTACAACAGTTACCTGTCCAAATGCGCCTGCAACCCTATCAACATTGACGATAAGGTTCGAGTGGATGAAAAGGATGTACAGCAGCCTCATCCCGATATTTTTCAGAAAGCTCAGGAACAG ATCTTTAAGCTGATGAAGTTTGACAGCTACACTCGCTTCGTCCGCTCACAGCTCTATCAGAACTGCATGCTGGCTAACGTGGAGGGCAAATCCCTGCCAGAGCTCGGGCCGTGTTACAAACTGCCCCTGAGCGCTAGACACAGCAGCCCTGTGATCAGGGAGCAGCAGAAATTAGAGCAGAAATCCAAAGAG AAGGCAAAGGTAAAGGTAGGCAAGACTGCAGGAGAGACAGATAATGTGGTAGAGAGGAAGAAGACCACCCTGCAAGGGAAGATGAGCTGGGAGAAGCGCAAGGAAAAGAGAGGATCCTGGGGAG aacCACAAATGACAGGGAGACCTGGATCTATTCACAGTGCAGAG CTGGAAAAGTTAGTACCTCGTTCAGCTGACTCAGCTGGTTCAGCTGATAagtactgctgtgtgtttttgccCGATGGCACGGCCTCTCTGACCCCTGCCCGCCCCGGGATTACAATTCGCCACATGCTCACGGGCCTGTGTGAGAAAAGAGGACTTCCTCTCTCTGACATCATCATCTACCTCCAGGGTAAAGACAAG CAACCACTTTCTCTGGACCAAGATAGCTCGGTGTTAAAGGACCAGCAGGTTCATCTGGAGCTGCGGGTGACGTTTGC TCTGGAGGTAGTGTTCACAGGTAAGAGTGTGGCTATGGTGGCCAAATCCAACAAGACCCTACAGGAGGCGTTGGCTTCACTCCTGCAAAAACACCGGCTCCGGCCCCAGGATGTCTCCATCACCATG AAAGAAAGCCAAGAGCCGATAAACATGAACACAATCGTCACCATCCTGGCCAACAAGACACTAATCCTGGACAAAGTAAAAG GTATGGACCAAAGCCTTGGCTCCAAGACAGCTCCAGTTCCGGCTTTACAG GCACGTCGGGGCGCTGTGGATGTTGATGTGAGCGTTGCAGGTTTTTATCGATCAAACCCCAAACAGAAAAACCCTGCTATGAGAAGAGCCTATGATATGGAAG GTCAAAATGTTCCAGGTCTGGTGGAGCTGCTGAACCGAGCTCAGGGCTGCAGTGCAGACGATCAGCGTGGCCTCCTGAAAAAAGAGGACCTCGTCCTGCCGAATTTCCTTCAGCTGCCTCTGGAGGAACACGAAGAGGAAGACGATCAGCAGGAGGAGCAAAGGAGTGCAGACCCACTGGCATTCAGGTCTACGGAAAATCTAGGAGAACCCAGTTCGAACAGGGACGAAGATGCTGCAAATTCTTCCACGTCTTCGCTTTGCTCCACAGAGCCTGTAGACAGGAAGCTAATGAAAGAGTGTTCTAATCCAGCTCGGGAAACAGTGGTATGA
- the rgs14b gene encoding regulator of G-protein signaling 14 isoform X3, protein MSLKLGDAGAAGGLQTLAVSDGELNTLESVKRTSTQCSNSNSSLPSVPSGGARGVGQVASWAVSFERLLEDPLGVLYFTEFLKSEVSMENILFWLACENFRKIPAHNTEKLNREALSIYNSYLSKCACNPINIDDKVRVDEKDVQQPHPDIFQKAQEQIFKLMKFDSYTRFVRSQLYQNCMLANVEGKSLPELGPCYKLPLSARHSSPVIREQQKLEQKSKEKAKVKVGKTAGETDNVVERKKTTLQGKMSWEKRKEKRGSWGEPQMTGRPGSIHSAELEKLVPRSADSAGSADKYCCVFLPDGTASLTPARPGITIRHMLTGLCEKRGLPLSDIIIYLQGKDKQPLSLDQDSSVLKDQQVHLELRVTFALEVVFTGKSVAMVAKSNKTLQEALASLLQKHRLRPQDVSITMKESQEPINMNTIVTILANKTLILDKVKGMDQSLGSKTAPVPALQARRGAVDVDVSVAGFYRSNPKQKNPAMRRAYDMEGQNVPGLVELLNRAQGCSADDQRGLLKKEDLVLPNFLQLPLEEHEEEDDQQEEQRSADPLAFRSTENLGEPSSNRDEDAANSSTSSLCSTEPVDRKLMKECSNPARETVV, encoded by the exons ATGTCTCTGAAACTGGGCGATGCTGGCGCAGCTGGTGGACTCCAG ACACTGGCTGTCTCAGATGGAG AGCTGAACACGCTGGAGTCGGTGAAGCGCACAAGCACGCAATGCTCCAACAGTAACTCCAGCCTTCCCAGTGTGCCGAGCGGCGGGGCCAGAGGGGTGGGTCAGGTGGCCAGCTGGGCTGTCAGCTTTGAACGGTTGCTAGAAGATCCACTGGGAGTGCTCTACTTCACC GAGTTTTTGAAGTCGGAGGTCAGTATGGAGAACATTCTGTTCTGGCTGGCGTGTGAGAATTTCCGCAAGATACCAGCCCATAATACTGAGAAG CTGAACAGAGAGGCTCTCTCCATCTACAACAGTTACCTGTCCAAATGCGCCTGCAACCCTATCAACATTGACGATAAGGTTCGAGTGGATGAAAAGGATGTACAGCAGCCTCATCCCGATATTTTTCAGAAAGCTCAGGAACAG ATCTTTAAGCTGATGAAGTTTGACAGCTACACTCGCTTCGTCCGCTCACAGCTCTATCAGAACTGCATGCTGGCTAACGTGGAGGGCAAATCCCTGCCAGAGCTCGGGCCGTGTTACAAACTGCCCCTGAGCGCTAGACACAGCAGCCCTGTGATCAGGGAGCAGCAGAAATTAGAGCAGAAATCCAAAGAG AAGGCAAAGGTAAAGGTAGGCAAGACTGCAGGAGAGACAGATAATGTGGTAGAGAGGAAGAAGACCACCCTGCAAGGGAAGATGAGCTGGGAGAAGCGCAAGGAAAAGAGAGGATCCTGGGGAG aacCACAAATGACAGGGAGACCTGGATCTATTCACAGTGCAGAG CTGGAAAAGTTAGTACCTCGTTCAGCTGACTCAGCTGGTTCAGCTGATAagtactgctgtgtgtttttgccCGATGGCACGGCCTCTCTGACCCCTGCCCGCCCCGGGATTACAATTCGCCACATGCTCACGGGCCTGTGTGAGAAAAGAGGACTTCCTCTCTCTGACATCATCATCTACCTCCAGGGTAAAGACAAG CAACCACTTTCTCTGGACCAAGATAGCTCGGTGTTAAAGGACCAGCAGGTTCATCTGGAGCTGCGGGTGACGTTTGC TCTGGAGGTAGTGTTCACAGGTAAGAGTGTGGCTATGGTGGCCAAATCCAACAAGACCCTACAGGAGGCGTTGGCTTCACTCCTGCAAAAACACCGGCTCCGGCCCCAGGATGTCTCCATCACCATG AAAGAAAGCCAAGAGCCGATAAACATGAACACAATCGTCACCATCCTGGCCAACAAGACACTAATCCTGGACAAAGTAAAAG GTATGGACCAAAGCCTTGGCTCCAAGACAGCTCCAGTTCCGGCTTTACAG GCACGTCGGGGCGCTGTGGATGTTGATGTGAGCGTTGCAGGTTTTTATCGATCAAACCCCAAACAGAAAAACCCTGCTATGAGAAGAGCCTATGATATGGAAG GTCAAAATGTTCCAGGTCTGGTGGAGCTGCTGAACCGAGCTCAGGGCTGCAGTGCAGACGATCAGCGTGGCCTCCTGAAAAAAGAGGACCTCGTCCTGCCGAATTTCCTTCAGCTGCCTCTGGAGGAACACGAAGAGGAAGACGATCAGCAGGAGGAGCAAAGGAGTGCAGACCCACTGGCATTCAGGTCTACGGAAAATCTAGGAGAACCCAGTTCGAACAGGGACGAAGATGCTGCAAATTCTTCCACGTCTTCGCTTTGCTCCACAGAGCCTGTAGACAGGAAGCTAATGAAAGAGTGTTCTAATCCAGCTCGGGAAACAGTGGTATGA
- the rgs14b gene encoding regulator of G-protein signaling 14 isoform X2, with protein MDASVSFHHRPNFTPPSRDKRAMPFQELTRGLSHFGLRASLRRRLGRNHTLTPSRPLILTKTLAVSDGELNTLESVKRTSTQCSNSNSSLPSVPSGGARGVGQVASWAVSFERLLEDPLGVLYFTEFLKSEVSMENILFWLACENFRKIPAHNTEKLNREALSIYNSYLSKCACNPINIDDKVRVDEKDVQQPHPDIFQKAQEQIFKLMKFDSYTRFVRSQLYQNCMLANVEGKSLPELGPCYKLPLSARHSSPVIREQQKLEQKSKEKAKVKVGKTAGETDNVVERKKTTLQGKMSWEKRKEKRGSWGEPQMTGRPGSIHSAELEKLVPRSADSAGSADKYCCVFLPDGTASLTPARPGITIRHMLTGLCEKRGLPLSDIIIYLQGKDKQPLSLDQDSSVLKDQQVHLELRVTFALEVVFTGKSVAMVAKSNKTLQEALASLLQKHRLRPQDVSITMKESQEPINMNTIVTILANKTLILDKVKGMDQSLGSKTAPVPALQARRGAVDVDVSVAGFYRSNPKQKNPAMRRAYDMEGLVELLNRAQGCSADDQRGLLKKEDLVLPNFLQLPLEEHEEEDDQQEEQRSADPLAFRSTENLGEPSSNRDEDAANSSTSSLCSTEPVDRKLMKECSNPARETVV; from the exons ATGGACGCATCTGTTTCCTTTCACCACAGACCGAATTTTACTCCACCTTCCAGAGACAAG AGAGCCATGCCTTTTCAAGAACTCACCAGAGGGCTGTCTCACTTCGGCCTACGTGCTTCTCTACGTAGACGTCTGGGGAGAAACCACACGCTGACGCCGAGCAGGCCTCTCATCCTCACTAAG ACACTGGCTGTCTCAGATGGAG AGCTGAACACGCTGGAGTCGGTGAAGCGCACAAGCACGCAATGCTCCAACAGTAACTCCAGCCTTCCCAGTGTGCCGAGCGGCGGGGCCAGAGGGGTGGGTCAGGTGGCCAGCTGGGCTGTCAGCTTTGAACGGTTGCTAGAAGATCCACTGGGAGTGCTCTACTTCACC GAGTTTTTGAAGTCGGAGGTCAGTATGGAGAACATTCTGTTCTGGCTGGCGTGTGAGAATTTCCGCAAGATACCAGCCCATAATACTGAGAAG CTGAACAGAGAGGCTCTCTCCATCTACAACAGTTACCTGTCCAAATGCGCCTGCAACCCTATCAACATTGACGATAAGGTTCGAGTGGATGAAAAGGATGTACAGCAGCCTCATCCCGATATTTTTCAGAAAGCTCAGGAACAG ATCTTTAAGCTGATGAAGTTTGACAGCTACACTCGCTTCGTCCGCTCACAGCTCTATCAGAACTGCATGCTGGCTAACGTGGAGGGCAAATCCCTGCCAGAGCTCGGGCCGTGTTACAAACTGCCCCTGAGCGCTAGACACAGCAGCCCTGTGATCAGGGAGCAGCAGAAATTAGAGCAGAAATCCAAAGAG AAGGCAAAGGTAAAGGTAGGCAAGACTGCAGGAGAGACAGATAATGTGGTAGAGAGGAAGAAGACCACCCTGCAAGGGAAGATGAGCTGGGAGAAGCGCAAGGAAAAGAGAGGATCCTGGGGAG aacCACAAATGACAGGGAGACCTGGATCTATTCACAGTGCAGAG CTGGAAAAGTTAGTACCTCGTTCAGCTGACTCAGCTGGTTCAGCTGATAagtactgctgtgtgtttttgccCGATGGCACGGCCTCTCTGACCCCTGCCCGCCCCGGGATTACAATTCGCCACATGCTCACGGGCCTGTGTGAGAAAAGAGGACTTCCTCTCTCTGACATCATCATCTACCTCCAGGGTAAAGACAAG CAACCACTTTCTCTGGACCAAGATAGCTCGGTGTTAAAGGACCAGCAGGTTCATCTGGAGCTGCGGGTGACGTTTGC TCTGGAGGTAGTGTTCACAGGTAAGAGTGTGGCTATGGTGGCCAAATCCAACAAGACCCTACAGGAGGCGTTGGCTTCACTCCTGCAAAAACACCGGCTCCGGCCCCAGGATGTCTCCATCACCATG AAAGAAAGCCAAGAGCCGATAAACATGAACACAATCGTCACCATCCTGGCCAACAAGACACTAATCCTGGACAAAGTAAAAG GTATGGACCAAAGCCTTGGCTCCAAGACAGCTCCAGTTCCGGCTTTACAG GCACGTCGGGGCGCTGTGGATGTTGATGTGAGCGTTGCAGGTTTTTATCGATCAAACCCCAAACAGAAAAACCCTGCTATGAGAAGAGCCTATGATATGGAAG GTCTGGTGGAGCTGCTGAACCGAGCTCAGGGCTGCAGTGCAGACGATCAGCGTGGCCTCCTGAAAAAAGAGGACCTCGTCCTGCCGAATTTCCTTCAGCTGCCTCTGGAGGAACACGAAGAGGAAGACGATCAGCAGGAGGAGCAAAGGAGTGCAGACCCACTGGCATTCAGGTCTACGGAAAATCTAGGAGAACCCAGTTCGAACAGGGACGAAGATGCTGCAAATTCTTCCACGTCTTCGCTTTGCTCCACAGAGCCTGTAGACAGGAAGCTAATGAAAGAGTGTTCTAATCCAGCTCGGGAAACAGTGGTATGA
- the rgs14b gene encoding regulator of G-protein signaling 14 isoform X5 gives MSLKLGDAGAAGGLQTLAVSDGELNTLESVKRTSTQCSNSNSSLPSVPSGGARGVGQVASWAVSFERLLEDPLGVLYFTEFLKSEVSMENILFWLACENFRKIPAHNTEKLNREALSIYNSYLSKCACNPINIDDKVRVDEKDVQQPHPDIFQKAQEQIFKLMKFDSYTRFVRSQLYQNCMLANVEGKSLPELGPCYKLPLSARHSSPVIREQQKLEQKSKEKAKVKVGKTAGETDNVVERKKTTLQGKMSWEKRKEKRGSWGEPQMTGRPGSIHSAELEKLVPRSADSAGSADKYCCVFLPDGTASLTPARPGITIRHMLTGLCEKRGLPLSDIIIYLQGKDKQPLSLDQDSSVLKDQQVHLELRVTFALEVVFTGKSVAMVAKSNKTLQEALASLLQKHRLRPQDVSITMKESQEPINMNTIVTILANKTLILDKVKGMDQSLGSKTAPVPALQARRGAVDVDVSVAGFYRSNPKQKNPAMRRAYDMEGLVELLNRAQGCSADDQRGLLKKEDLVLPNFLQLPLEEHEEEDDQQEEQRSADPLAFRSTENLGEPSSNRDEDAANSSTSSLCSTEPVDRKLMKECSNPARETVV, from the exons ATGTCTCTGAAACTGGGCGATGCTGGCGCAGCTGGTGGACTCCAG ACACTGGCTGTCTCAGATGGAG AGCTGAACACGCTGGAGTCGGTGAAGCGCACAAGCACGCAATGCTCCAACAGTAACTCCAGCCTTCCCAGTGTGCCGAGCGGCGGGGCCAGAGGGGTGGGTCAGGTGGCCAGCTGGGCTGTCAGCTTTGAACGGTTGCTAGAAGATCCACTGGGAGTGCTCTACTTCACC GAGTTTTTGAAGTCGGAGGTCAGTATGGAGAACATTCTGTTCTGGCTGGCGTGTGAGAATTTCCGCAAGATACCAGCCCATAATACTGAGAAG CTGAACAGAGAGGCTCTCTCCATCTACAACAGTTACCTGTCCAAATGCGCCTGCAACCCTATCAACATTGACGATAAGGTTCGAGTGGATGAAAAGGATGTACAGCAGCCTCATCCCGATATTTTTCAGAAAGCTCAGGAACAG ATCTTTAAGCTGATGAAGTTTGACAGCTACACTCGCTTCGTCCGCTCACAGCTCTATCAGAACTGCATGCTGGCTAACGTGGAGGGCAAATCCCTGCCAGAGCTCGGGCCGTGTTACAAACTGCCCCTGAGCGCTAGACACAGCAGCCCTGTGATCAGGGAGCAGCAGAAATTAGAGCAGAAATCCAAAGAG AAGGCAAAGGTAAAGGTAGGCAAGACTGCAGGAGAGACAGATAATGTGGTAGAGAGGAAGAAGACCACCCTGCAAGGGAAGATGAGCTGGGAGAAGCGCAAGGAAAAGAGAGGATCCTGGGGAG aacCACAAATGACAGGGAGACCTGGATCTATTCACAGTGCAGAG CTGGAAAAGTTAGTACCTCGTTCAGCTGACTCAGCTGGTTCAGCTGATAagtactgctgtgtgtttttgccCGATGGCACGGCCTCTCTGACCCCTGCCCGCCCCGGGATTACAATTCGCCACATGCTCACGGGCCTGTGTGAGAAAAGAGGACTTCCTCTCTCTGACATCATCATCTACCTCCAGGGTAAAGACAAG CAACCACTTTCTCTGGACCAAGATAGCTCGGTGTTAAAGGACCAGCAGGTTCATCTGGAGCTGCGGGTGACGTTTGC TCTGGAGGTAGTGTTCACAGGTAAGAGTGTGGCTATGGTGGCCAAATCCAACAAGACCCTACAGGAGGCGTTGGCTTCACTCCTGCAAAAACACCGGCTCCGGCCCCAGGATGTCTCCATCACCATG AAAGAAAGCCAAGAGCCGATAAACATGAACACAATCGTCACCATCCTGGCCAACAAGACACTAATCCTGGACAAAGTAAAAG GTATGGACCAAAGCCTTGGCTCCAAGACAGCTCCAGTTCCGGCTTTACAG GCACGTCGGGGCGCTGTGGATGTTGATGTGAGCGTTGCAGGTTTTTATCGATCAAACCCCAAACAGAAAAACCCTGCTATGAGAAGAGCCTATGATATGGAAG GTCTGGTGGAGCTGCTGAACCGAGCTCAGGGCTGCAGTGCAGACGATCAGCGTGGCCTCCTGAAAAAAGAGGACCTCGTCCTGCCGAATTTCCTTCAGCTGCCTCTGGAGGAACACGAAGAGGAAGACGATCAGCAGGAGGAGCAAAGGAGTGCAGACCCACTGGCATTCAGGTCTACGGAAAATCTAGGAGAACCCAGTTCGAACAGGGACGAAGATGCTGCAAATTCTTCCACGTCTTCGCTTTGCTCCACAGAGCCTGTAGACAGGAAGCTAATGAAAGAGTGTTCTAATCCAGCTCGGGAAACAGTGGTATGA
- the arl3l1 gene encoding ADP ribosylation factor like GTPase 3, like 1 yields the protein MGEIQKGLFSVIEKLKGTTEQELRIVLLGLDNAGKTTLLKQLASEDVNTITPTQGFNIKSVTCHGMKLNVWDIGGQRKIRPFWKKYLENTDLLIYVIDSADKKRFEETGLELSELIDEENLKGVPVLIFANKQDLTTASTASEIAEGLNLHTYRDREWQIQACSAISGEGVQDGMNWISNNIVNKKK from the exons ATGGGTGAAATCCAAAAG GGATTATTTTCCGTCATTGAGAAACTAAAAGGCACGACAGAGCAGGAGCTCCGGATCGTTCTTCTCGGTCTGGATAACGCTGGGAAAACCACCCTACTGAAACAGCTGGCCTCAGAAGATGTGAACACGATCACACCAACTCAG GGCTTCAACATTAAGAGTGTAACCTGTCATGGTATGAAGCTGAACGTCTGGGACATTGGGGGGCAGAGGAAGATCCGCCCCTTCTGGAAAAAGTATCTGGAGAACACAGacttgttg ATCTACGTCATCGACAGTGCAGACAAGAAGAGGTTTGAAGAAACAGGCCTG GAGCTCTCTGAACTGATCGATGAGGAGAATCTAAAGGGAGTGCCTGTGCTTATCTTTGCCAATAAGCAGGATCTGACCACAGCGTCTACAGCTAGTGAGATCGCCGAGGGGCTCAACCTGCACACCTACCGGGATCGAGAGTGGCAGATCCAGGCCTGTTCGGCTATTTCTGGTGAAGGAGTCCAG GATGGAATGAACTGGATCAGCAACAACATTgtaaataagaagaaataa